CCGCTGAGGCGCTACGGCGAGCGGCGATCCTGTGCCGCGTGGTCAACCCACCCCGGCCCCAACCCCGGCGGTCTCCTCGACCTCCGCCAAGGCTGCCCGCGCGTCCATCCGAAACCGCGCATGCCCGACACCCACCACAACCGAGGCAATCACAGCGGCCACCCCGAGCCCCAGCCACAACCCCACTAGGAGTGCCGCTGACCCGGTCAGGGCGCCCAGCAAGATCAGTACGATCGCCAGCGCCCGGCGGACCCAGTGGACGCCGCTGCCGCCGGCCAGGCGGGAGTCGGCAGCGAGCCCGGTGATGGTGGACGTGACCACTACCGTGGTGATCTCTGCAACCTTGAGTTTCTTGGCCGTCGCGGCCTGAATCCCCATCACCAGGGCCATCGCCGAGGTAGTGGTGCTGCCCAGGGACTGTTCGGCATGCACCGGCGCCAGGGCCACAAAGACGGTCAACGCCCAGAGGCCCAACGCCACGGTCAGGAAGCTCGCGGAGGTCCGGGCGGACCAGCCCTCGCCGCCGCGACGCAGTACCCGTCCCGCCAAAGCGGCGCCCAACATAAAGAAGGCCAGCGCCAGAGCCGGCCGCAGGATCGGCAGGCCGGTGCCGCCCACCACGGCCATGCCCAGCAGCACCACGTTCCCGGTCATGTTGCCGGTAAACACGCGGTCCAGTCCCAGATAGCCCACGGCATCCACCACGCCGGTGGAAAACGTCAGCATCAGCATCAGGGCCAGATGCAGGCGGTCCGTGCGGACCAAAAATTTTTGGCGATTCACAGAAATATCTCCGATACATCCTTGAAACAAAAGTATACGAATGTAGTATCCATACACCGATTGTATTCAATACAGACGTCGTCTTCGACCCGATGATTTGGATCCGCATGTCACTCTTGTTCCGCACCACCGCCGCCCCGGTCAACGGCCGGCGCTACGCCCGGGCTGCCGCCCTGGTGGGAAGCATCGCCATCGTTGCCGTTGCTGCCACCGGCTGCCAGCCGATCCAAGCCCTGCCAGCAGCCGTCACTCGCACGGACGTAATGTCCGCGCCGATTGGAAACCAGAAAATCCAGGAGGGCGGGGCGCTGGTGATGGCGCTCTCCGCCGAACCGGACCGCCTGGACCCCACGACGTCGTCGTCCCTCTACACGCGCTACGTCATGCAGACGATGTGCCAGAAGCTCTACGACATCGACGACAAGGGCAAGATTGTCCCGCAGTTGGCCACCGCGCTGCCCGTGGTGAGTGCGGACGGCCTTGCCGTGACCATTCCGGTCCGGACCGGCGCCACTTTCGCCGACGGCACCCCGTTCAACGCCGACGCCGCCCGCCTGACGATCGAGCGTGGACTCACCCTGAAAGGCTCTGCGCGGAAGAGCGAATTGGGGCCGATCGCCAGCGTCCAGACGCTGAACGACACCACGCTGCGGATCAACTACAAGAAGCCCTTCGCGCCGATCACCGCAGCCCTTGCGGACCGTGCCGGCATGGTGCTCTCACCCAAGGCCGTGGCCGCCGCCGGCGCCGCCTTCGGTGACCACCCGGTCTGCGTGGGCCCTTTCAAGTTCGCTGGGCGCGTGCCGCAGACCTCCATCAAGGTCGAACGGGACCCGCTCTACTACGACGCCAAAAACGTCCATCTGGACACCATCACCTACCGGATCATGACGGACTCGAACATTCGGGCTGCCAACCTGCGCTCCGGCGCCGTCCAGGTGGCGGACTCCATCTCCCCGCAGGACGTGGACGCACTCTCCAAGGAGGCCGGCGTCGGCATCCTGCAGGTGGGGTCGCTGGGCTACCAGGGCCTGACGCTCAATCTCGGCAACACCGCCGGCGTCGGCAAACCGCCGGGGGAGATCAACACCCCCACGGCCAAGGACGCCAAGGTCCGCCAGGCCCTCTCAATGTCAGTGGACCGCGCGGCCTTGGTGAACACCGTCTTCAACAACTGGTACGAACCGGCCTGTTCGCCGATCGCGCCATCAAGCCCCTTCGCCTCGGACCTGAGCAGGGCCTGCCCGGAGTTCAATCCGACCAAGGCCAAAGCGCTGCTGCAGGAAGCGGGAGTGCAGACCCCATACCCGGTGGAGCTGCAGGTCAGCAATTCTCCTGACGCGCTGCGCTACGCCCAGGCACTGCAGGCTGCCGTGGCGGACGGCGGCTTTGCCCTGACCATCCGGCCCGTGGAGTACTCCACCCTGCTGGACGTTCAGACCCGCGGAAGCTTCGCCGCCCTCCAGCTTGGCTGGTCCGGTCGTGTGGACCCGCATGGCAACATGTTCAACTTCCTCGCCACCGGCGCAGGCAACAACTACTCCGGCTATAGCAACCCCCAGGTGGACAAGCTCCTCGCCCAAGCGTCCAGCGTGACCGACCAGGCCGCCCGGGCGCAGCTCTACGGCCAGGTGGTGAAGCAGGTCCAGGCTGACAATCCGGTGATCTACCTTTACCGCGTCCGCAGCCTCACGGCCTACAGCACCACGGTGGCCGGCATCGACACCTTTGCCGACGGCGTCGTCCACCTCAGCAACGCAGCCTTCGTGACGAAGAAGTAAGGACCCACCATGATCCGCTATCTCTCGACCCGACTCTGGCAGTCCCTTGTCACCCTGGTCCTGGCCTCCCTGGTCATCTTCATCGGGATCCGCCAACTCCCCGGCGACCCGGCGATCGCAATGGCCGGGGAGGAAGCCAGCCCCGAACAACTCAATGCCGTCCGGGCCCAGCTCGGGCTGGACCAGCCGCTCCCGGCGCAGTACCTCGCCTTTATCGGCCGGCTCTTGCAGGGCGACCTTGGGCGGTCCACCCGTACGGGCACCCCGGTCACGGACCTGGTAGGAACCACGCTTCCTGTCACCCTCTGGCTGGCCGCCTACGCGATCGTCCTCGCCGTCGTCGCCGGCATCCTCCTCGGGGTCGTCTCCGAGCGCTTCCGCGGCCGCTGGCCCGAGTGGGTCTCCAACGCAGTGGCCCTGGTGGGCCTCTCGGTGCCAAGCTTCTGGCTGGGCCTGCTCGCAATCCTCTATCTCGCCGTCAACCTCGGCTGGTTCCCCGCCTCCGGTTACGTCGACGTCGGGCAGGACCCCGTCCGGGGCCTGTACTACCTGACGCTGCCGGCCATCATCCTGGGCACCGCCCTGGCCGCGGTGATCCTCCGGCAGACCCGCGCGTCCATGATCGAAACCATGAGCACGGATTACGTCCGGACCGCCAATGCCAAGGGCCTCAGCTCCGGCCGTGTGTTGTTCCGGTACGGGCTGCGAAACTCCCTGATCGTTGTAGTCACGATCGTGGGCCTGCAACTCGGCGGCCTGATCTCCGGAGCCGTGGTCACCGAGCGGATCTTCGCCCTGCCCGGCTTCGGAAAGCTCACCCTCGACGCCGTCTTCACCCGCGACTATCCCGTTATCCAGGCCGTGGTGCTCATCATTACCGTGAGCTACATCGTGATCAACCTCGCGGTGGACATCCTGTACTCGGTCATCAATCCGAAAATCCGAGTAGGAGGCAACTAAATGGCCATCACCGAAATCCGCCCCGTAGCGCTGGACTCAGCAGGACTGGGCTCCTCCCGCGGACGTATCTGGAACTCCCTGCGCCGCAATCCGCTGGGCCTGGCCGGCGGCATCATGCTGGCCCTGGTGCTCCTCGTGGCGCTCTTCGCGCCGCTCATTGCGCCGTACGATCCCGCGCAGGTGCACTTCAACACCCCGTTCCAGAAGCCCGGCACCGTCGGCTTCCTGCTCGGCACCGACGACCTGGGCCGCGACATCTTCTCCCGCTTGGTCTTCGGCATCCGTGCCTCGCTGATCGTCGGTGTCCTCTCCGTGCTGCTCTCGGTTCTCGTCGGCGCGCCGCTGGGACTGCTGGCGGGCTACTGGAAATGGCTGGACGTCATCATTTCCCGGCTCACCGATGTCACCCTCGCCTTCCCGTTCCTGATCATTGCCGTGGGGCTGGTGGCCATCAGCGGACCCAGCCTGGGCAACGCCGCAATCGCCCTGGGCATCGCGCACATCCCCGCCATGATCCGGGTGGTCCGCGGTGAAACCCTGCGGATCAAGGAAAGCGACTTTGTGCTGGCCGCCAAAACCATGGACGCCTCCGGCGGCCGGATCATCTTCCGGCACGTCCTGCCCAACACCGCCTCGGCCCTGATCGTGCAGGCCACGGTGATCATGCCGGTCGCCGTGATCGGGGAGGCCCTGCTGTCCTTTTTGGGCCTGGGGATCCAGCCGCCTTCACCCAGCCTGGGCATCATGCTCTCCGATGCCCAGCAGTACATCTTCCGTTCGCCGACCGCGGCAATCATCCCGGGCATCGGTATCGCCGTCATCTGCCTGGCCTTCAATCTCTTCGGGGACGCCCTGCGCGACGCCCTGGACCCTGCAACCTCGAGCCGAAAGTAACCCGTGACCTACACACCCGCAGATTCCTTCACCACCCGCCCCACCCTGCAAGGCACCTTCGGTATGACCGCCTCCACCCATTGGCTCGCGACGGCGTCCGCGCAGGCCGTGCTGGAACGCGGCGGCAATGCGTTTGACGCTGCCGTCGCCGCCGCCTTTGTACTCCACGTCGTGGAGCCGCACCTGAACGGCCCGGGCGGTGACATGACCGGCGTCTTCGTCACCGCAGACGCTCCCTCCGACCCCGTTGTCCTGATGGGGCAGGGTCCGGCGCCCGCCGCAGCGACCCGCGAACACTACCTGGCCGAGGGCCTGGAACTCGTGCCCGGTGCCGGCGGCCTGGCCGCGGCCGTTCCCGCCGCCGTCGACGCCTGGCTCCTCCTGCTCCGGGACCACGGGACCTGGGAGCTCGCCGACGTACTGGCCTTCGCGATCGGCTACGCCCGGGACGGTCACCCGATTGTGGACCGGGTGGGAACCACCATCGCTTCCGTCAAGGACCTCTTCACGGAGCACTGGCCAACGTCGGCCGCCCTCTGGATGCCGGACGGCAAGATTCCGTCCGGCGGGGACATGGTGAAGAACGTCGCCTACGCCGATGTCCTGGACCGGCTGGTCGCGGCCGGAGCCGGCGATGCGGCCGAAGGGGCCGGATCGCGCGAGTCCCGGATCGACGCCGCCCGGCGCGAATGGAGCGAGGGCTTCGTGGCGAAGGCCGCCGTCGAATTCCTGGCCACCCCGCACCGCCACTCCTCCGGCACGGACCACGCCGCGGTCATCACCGAAGCGGACTTCGCGGCCTGCAGCGCCTCCTACGAATCGGCCGCCACACTTGAATTCCGCGGACACACGATCGCCAAGACCGGTCCCTGGGGCCAAGGCCCCGCCCTGCTGCAGACTCTGGCGATCCTGGACGGTTTCCCGGACGAATATCTGGATCCCTCCACCGCCCTCGGTGCCCACACCATCCTGGAAGCGCAAAAGCTCGCCATCGCCGACCGCGAGGCGTACTACGGCGACGCCGCCGTGCCGCTGGACTACCTGCTGAGCCCGGAGTACGCCGACCAGCGGCGCGAACTCATCACCGACCGGGCCTCGCATGAGTTCCGCCCGGGCACCGTTCCCGGCCACGAGCCGTTCCTCCCGCCGCTGCGCACCGAATACCTGCCGCCGTTGCACGCCGGCAAAGGCGAGCCCATGTTTGCCGGCGTCGGCGAACCCACCGTGATGCCGACCGGGGAAACCCGCGGCGACACGTGCCACATTGACGTGGTTGACCGCTGGGGCAACATGATCTCGGCGACCCCCTCGGGTGGATGGCTGCAGTCCTCGCCCACCATTCCCGCCTTGGGCTTCTGCCTGGGCTCCCGGCTGCAGATGACCTGGCTGGAAGACGGCGCCCCCTCTACGCTGGCCGCGGGCAAACGTCCGCGCACCACCCTGACCCCCACCCTGGTCCTCAAGGACGGCAAGCCGGTCACGGCGCTGGGCTCGCCGGGCGGCGACCAGCAGGACCAGTGGCAGCTCCTCTACCTGCTCCGGACCCTGGTGGGCGGGTACTCGCCGCAGGAAGCGGTGGATGCCCCCGCGTTGCACACCACCTCCATCCCGGGGTCTTTCTGGCCCCGGACCTGGACCCCGGGCGGCGCCGTGGTCGAGGACCGGCTGGGCGAAACCGTCATTGACGAGCTGGAGCGCCGCGGCCACGTTGTCACCCGCGCCGGAGACTGGGCCCTCGGCCGGCTCTCCTGCGTGGTCTCCGATCCCGAATCCGGCCTGTTGAAGGCCGCCGCCAACCCACGAGGAGCCCAGGGCTATGCAGCAGGACGTTAACACCAAGGACACAACCCTTCTCTCCGTTCGCAATCTCGAGGTCAGCTACGGCGGGGCCCCGGTGCTGGACAGCGTCAGCTTTGACCTCAAGAAGGGCGAACGTGTGGCGGTGGTCGGCCAGTCCGGCTCGGGCAAGTCCACCGTGATCGGCGCCATCCTGGGCCTGCTCCCGGGCACGGGCCGGATCTCCAACGGCTCCATCCTGCTCGACGGCACGGATCTGGCTGACCTGAACGGGAAGCAGATGCGCGCCATCCGCGGCACCCGGATCGGCTTGGTCCCGCAGGACCCGATGTCCAATCTAAACCCGTCCATGAAGGTCGGCGCGCAGATCGCGGACGCCCTGGTCAGCAACGGCCTGCGCGGCCGGGCCGCCGTGAAGAAGCGCGCCGTCGAACTGATGGCGGAAGCCGGGATCCCCGACGCCGGCCGCCGGTACGGGCAGTACCCGCACGAGTTCTCCGGCGGGATGCGCCAGCGGGTGCTGATCGCGATCGCCCTCGCCGGCGAACCGGACCTGCTGATCGCCGACGAACCGACCTCCGCGCTCGACGTCACCGTGCAGCGGCAGATCCTGAACCACCTGCAAACCCTCGTGGACGCCCGTGGCACCTCGTTGCTCTTCGTCACCCACGACCTGGGACTGGCCGCCGACCGCACGGACCGGATCATCGTGATGGCTGACGGCAGGATCGTCGAAACCGGCACACCGCAGGAAATCATGTTCGACCCGCAGGAGGAATACACCGCCCGTCTGGTCGCCGCGGCGCCGTCGGCCAGCCTGCTGCCCGGCGTCGGGGTGATGGCGGGGCCAGCCGCCGGGGCATCGCCGGTTCCGGTGCTGACGGTGCGGAACCTCTTCAAGGAGTTCAAACTGCGGGGCCAGCGCGGCGGGGTGGTCAAGGCCGTGGACGATGTCTCCTTCAGTGTCGAACGCGGCACCACCACCGCCATCGTCGGTGAATCGGGTTCGGGCAAAACCACGGTGGCCCGGATTGTCCTGGGCCTCGAAACCGCGTCCGGAGGAGAGGCCCTCATCAACGGCGGCAGCCTCGCCACCAGCAACGTCCGCGAGCGGCGCGCCCTGCGCCGGATCGTCCAGCCGGTTTTCCAGGACCCGTTCGGCTCCCTGGATCCGACCTACTCGATCGAGCGACTGATCGACGAACCGCTGCGGATCTTCGGCGTCGGGAATCCGCAGAGCCGGCGGCAGCGGGTGGGCGAGCTCCTGGACCAGGTGGCCCTTCCTCGCACTGTCGCCCAGCGCCGCCCGAATGAACTTTCCGGCGGGCAGCGCCAGCGCGTGGCGATCGCCCGGGCGCTCGCTTTGGAACCCGAGGTCCTCATTTGCGACGAGGCCGTCTCGGCGCTGGATGTGCTGGTCCAGGAACAGATCCTGGACCTGTTGGGAGACCTGCAGGATAGGCTGGGCCTGAGCTACCTCTTCATTACCCACGATCTGGCCGTGGTCCGCCAGATCGCACACAATGTGGTGGTCATGAAATCCGGAAAAGTGGTGGAATCGGGCAGCGTGGACCAGGTCTTCCTGGCTCCGTCCGCCGACTACACCCGAGAACTACTTGGAGCCATTCCTGGTGCAGCATTCGCTAGATAGCGCGGAAAACGCCCCCCGGCAGCGCGTCCAGGACGAGATCCGGCGGGACATCATTTTCGGTGTTCTCCCGGCGGGCAGCCGGATCACTGAGACGGCGTTGGCGCACAAGTACGGTATCTCCCGGGTACCGGTGCGGGAAGCGCTGCGGGCGCTGGAAGTTGAGGGCTTCGTTGAGTCGAAACCCTTCGCCGGGTCAACGGTCTCTGCCATCCCGGTCGATGACGCAGATGACCTCTTTGCCATCCGGGAAGCCTTGGAGGCGGCCACCGCACGGCGGGCCGCCCGCAACGCGGCGGCGCAGTTTGCCGCGGGCGGCCCCGACCCGGCCTGGTGGAAAACCCGCAAGGACCTTGCCGCCCTGTTGGAAGAGGGAGACCAGGCGATTGCCGACGGACGGATCGATTTGCTCCCAGAGCTCAATATCCGCTTCCATCTGGGCGTCGCGGAGCTGAGTCGAAGTGCTTCCCTGACGGCACTCCTGCGCCAGATCTCGGGGAAGATCGAATGGCTCTACGCTTCGGACGTCGATTCCCGGGGAAAGAGTTCCTGGAGCGAGCACCGCACCATCATGGCGGCCATTGACGCCGGGAACGCCCAGGCCGCGGAGCAAGGTATGGCCGCCCACGTGCATAGTTCGAGACTGGGCTATCTGAGCCGGTTCGCGCCGGAGGGCTCACCGGGGCCGGCGTCGTGAATGGCGCCCTTTATGACGCGTGGTAAACCGCCCGGCCATCCGTCCTGTAGAGTAGATCTTGTTGTTGTGTTTATGCAGTTCGTAGTTCAGGCAGTACGCACGGTCGAAAGTCCGTGTTCTTCTGAAGCAGCGGTTTTGAGCACCCCAAACAGGAGGACCCGAAAGTCGGGACAGTTCCTCCACCTTCACGAAGGACAAAAATAATGGCTACTGGTACCGTCAAATGGTTTAACGCTGAAAAGGGCTTCGGCTTCATTTCCCCCGATGACTCCTCGCAGGACGTTTTCGCGCACTACTCCGCGATCAACTCCTCCGGCTTCCGCTCCCTCGAAGAGAACCAGAAGGTCTCCTTCGAAACCGAGCAGGGCCCCAAGGGTCCTCAGGCCACCAACATCCAGGCTATCTAATTTCCTTAGATACCCGGAACCGTTAGGTTTCTAGCAGGGCCCGTCTCCGGACGGGCCCTGCTTTTGTTTAACCCGGGTGTGCTGGGCCGGCCCTCTGGACACCAACCCCGGCCGGGCGCATCCTGTTGCTGTCCGCGTTCGCCACCACGCGGAGCCCCAGGGATCGGCGAGGGAAGCGGGCACACACCATGAGCGAAACACCAGACGCCCGGCAACGGCTGTCCGCCCGGATCGACGAAAAGCAACGCGCCATCCGCGCCTACCTGGCCCGCGAACGACCCCGCCGGAACCGACTCTCCAACATCAGCATCATTGGCAGCGGCCTCGCCGCCGCGCTCACCGCCGGCCCCGCGGTGGGCGGCACCGGGTTCACCGACGCCGTCGCCGGCCTCTTCGCGCTCAGCGAGGACTCGATCGTCTGGCGGGTCCTCTGCCTGCTCGCCGTGATCCTCTCCGTCGCCGCGGCCCTCGCCACCAACTTCGCCACCTCCCGCGCCGTCGCGGACCGGGTCAGCGCCGCCGAAACCTCCAACGCCCAGCTGGAGGGCCTCGCCGTCTCCCTCGACATCGGAAACATCGACGTCGACGAAGCCGTCAAGCTCTACCAGCAGTACGCCGGCCAAGTCGCCTTCGTCGACGCCGCCTCCCTCTAAGCAGGGCACCGCCCGGATGCTCTGTCACTTATGGCTAGTTTGAGCCCGTCAGAACAGCCATACGTGATAGAGCAACCGCACAGCAACCGCCCGACGTCGGCGGCCGCCTCACCCAGGCGGCGGCCTCACCTCTCTTGCCGCTGCGCCAACCAGCCGGCCAGCACCGGGTTGTCGATCTCCCTGGCCAGCCACCGCGCGGATTCCGCCGCATCCGCATCACCCAGGGCCGCTCGGTGTGACTGGGCCCGTACCGCGAACTCGCGCATCCCGGACCGGCTGGCCAGCGTGCCCAGCCGGTCCGCGAACTCGGAGGCCCGCGGCGACCCGGCGGCGATCGCCACTTCCGCAGCGACGTCGAGCAGCCGGGCCGAGTACCAGAGGTACCAGGGGCTGGGTGCGAGGCCCCGGCCCACCCAGTGTTCGGCGGCGGCCAGGTCGCCGTGCGCCAGGAACAGCCGCGCCTCGGCCCCGGCCGCCAAGGCCATGTAGCAGTGGTCACCGGCCTGCTCGGCCATCACCCAGGCCCGGTCGATCAGTGCCGCGGCCTCCTGGAGCCGGCCGGCCGCCAGGTACGTCTCGCCGCGGAGCCCAGCCACGAACGGTTCGAACGCCGTCCAGTGCTCGGCCACCACCCCGGCCAGGGCCCGGTCCAGGCAAGCCGCTGCCGGGACCAGCTCGCCGCGGATCAAGTACACCCGGCCCAGCAACGCCTCGCCGAAGGCCTGCTGCCGGCGGTTCCCCGCTTCCGCGGCCAGCCGCACCGACTCGCCCAGCGCGGCCTCCGCGTCCCCGTACCGCGCCGTGTCCGAGGCGAGCATCCCCTGGATCGCCAGGATCCTCGACTGCTCGTCCGGGAACCCCTTGGCCGCCCGCATCGCCTTCGCCAGCCAGCCGGCGGCCCGGTCCGGGACGCCGCGCTGCACCGCCAGATAGCCCAGCTCCCGGTACGCGGCAGCAGCCGTGCGGGAGCCGCCGTCGGGCGCCTCCGCCGTCAGCGCGCGGTGCAGGAAGTCCGCCACCTCGGCGCCGCGGCCGCCCGCCTGATGGATCACCGCCCCCGCCAGCGTCACCAGCGCCTCCGCCAGCAGGTGCCGTTCACCCGCCCGCTGGGCCAGTTCGACGGCGAGGCGCAGCTGCGCGAGGCCGCGGTCCACCGCGCCGGCCGAGAGTGAGGCGGCGCCGGCGTCGAGGTAGGACCGCACGGTGGCCGCATTGGCAGGCGTACCGGAATCCGCGGTGGGACCGGCCTCGGAGAGCGCCCGGCGGACCTCCTCCGGCAGCGGCAGCCCGAGCTCCGCGCGGTACAGCTCCCCGAAGGCGGTCACCTGCTCACGGGCGCGACGCTGCTCACCGAGGGCCACGAGTGCTTTGACCAGCACGGCGGCGCAGTCGGCATTGAACGGATCCCGCCGCAGCGCCCGGGACGCCAGCGCGGCCGCGTCCGCCGGGACGACGGCTGCCAGGGCGGCAAGCGCCGCGTCATAGAGCAGCGACTGCACCGCGTTCTCCATCCGGTACCGCTGGTCCGCGAGCCAGGACTCGAACACCGGACTGTCGGCAAAGTTGAGGCCCTCCAACAGCTGGCCCTCGAAGCCGGCAGGATCCACGCCCCTGGGAGCCACGGAGCCCAGCTCCAGCACATCGCACCGCCAGCCCGGCCGCAGCTCCAGCCGGAGGGGGTCGCCCGCGATCGCCGCCCCGCCAAGCACCCGGCGCAGCTCGGACAGGTTCCAGCGCAGGGCGCCGAGGGGATCCGCGGCGTCTGGAAAAAGGAGCGCGGCGGTCCGGGACCGGCCGGCGCCCGCCGGGTTCAGGGCAAGGTACGCCAGCACCGCCCACGCCTTGCGGCCGCGGGGCTGCGGGGGAGCCGCGCCCGGGGGAGTGACGCCCCTCAGTAAGTCCGCGGGGGCTGCTGCGTCAGGGGGTTCGATCCGGGGCGGGCCGAGGAGCCGAATCCAGGTGTCGGCCATACGGGCAATTTTACCGCCGGAACGCCGCTCACACGCCTGCTCACACGGTGCCTGACGACACTGAAATCATCCACCCACCACCCACATCAGAGGTGCATCACCATGGAAGTAATCGCCGTCCTCCTCGCCGGATCCGCGCTGGTCGCAATCCCCGGCACCTTCGTCGCCATCCTGCGGGACGGCCACGGCCACACCCCCGAGGTCAGGTCCGCTGAACCGTGGAAAGCCGGCAACCTGCCCAGCGAACCGTACGCCTCGGCGAACCGAAGCTTCCCGCCCACCCTGTGGTTCCGGTAAGCGACTCAATCCACTGGCCCGGCGCTGTTCACGCCCCCGCCACCGCAGGTTTACGCGGGCAGTCAAGGATGAACACCATGACTGATATCACCCGCCGCAATGTCCTCAAAGGTGCCCTGGCCGCCGCCGGTGCCGCCGCCGTCGTCCCCGCAACGGCCGGAGCGGCCAGCGCCGCCCGGCCCGCCGGCGTCGCCCTGGTGCGCAACCGCCTGACCCTGCCGTCGGGCATTGCCACCGGCGATGTCACCACCGGCTCCGGCGTGCTGTGGTCCCGCGCGTCGGGCCCGGGCACCCTCGTGGCGAACCTGCTGGCCGTCGACGACGACGGGTCCCCGCTCCGCGGCGGCCGCGCCTTCCAGCGGGTGCTGCGCGGGAGCGCCGCGTCCGAGGCAACCGACTTCACCGCCAAGATCAACGCCGAGCACCTGCCCGCCGGCACCCACTTCGCGCTGAGCCTTCACTTCGAGGACGCCGACGGAAATGCCGGCGAGACCGCGCAGGGCTCGTTCAGCACCGCCCCGGAAACCGGGCAGCTCAGCAGCGGCCGCGCCGCCCGGGGCCAAAGCTTCGTCTGGAGCGGCGACACCGCCGGCCAGGGCTGGGGCATCAACGAGGAGATCGGCGGCATGCGCGGCTACGCGGCCATGCACGCCACGGCGCCGGACTTCTTCATCCACTCCGGCGACACGATCTACGCCGACGGACCCATCAGCGCCCAGGTAACCGAGCCGGACGGCCGCCTCTGGCGCAACCTCGTCACCGAGGAAGTCTCTAAGGTGGCCGAAACCCTCAACGAGTTCCGCGGCCGGCACCGCTACAACATGATGGACAAGAACATCCGCGCCCTGTACGCGCAAGTCCCGGTGATCGCGCAGTGGGACGACCACGAGACGCACAACAACTGGTACCCCGGCCAGATCCTCACGGACACCCGCTATACCGAACGCCGCGTGGACGTGCTCGCTGCCCGCGGCCGGCAGGCCTGGCAGGAGTACCAGCCCATCGCCGGCGTCAGCGCCGGCGGCACCGGCTTCGAGCCCGCCCGGATCTACCGCAAGATCAGCCGCGGACCGCAGCTGGACATCTTCTGCCTGGACATGCGCAGCTTCAAGGACCCCAATACCGACGGCAAGGAAACGCACCTGACCCACATCCTGGGCCAGGAGCAGGCCGACTGGCTGATCCGCGAGGTGAGCAAGTCCAAGGCCACGTGGAAGGTCATCGCCGCAGACTTGCCGCTGGGGCTGGTGGTCCCGGACGGCCCCGTCAACGAGGAATCGCTCTCCAACCGCGACGCCGGCGCCCCCCTGGGCAAGGAACTCGAGATCGCCGGGGTGCTCTCCGCGTTCAAGCGCAACCGGGTTAAGAACGTGGTCTGGCTGACCGCCGACGTGCACTACTGCGCCGCGCACCACTACTCCCCGGAGCGCGCCGCGTTCACCGACTTCGACCCGTTCTGGGAATTCGTGGCCGGGCCCATCAACGCCGGCAGCTTCGGCCCGAACGCCCTGGACGGGACATTCGGGCCGGAGGTGGCGTTCTTCAAGGCCGGCGCCTACGCCAACGAATCCCCGCGCAGCGGCAAGAGCCAGTTCTTCGGCCACGTGGACCTGGGCGCCGACGACGTCTTCACCGCCAGCCTGCGCGACGCCACCGGCACCGTGCTCTGGAGCAAGTCGCTGCAGCCGCAGCGGTAGGCCCTAGAGGAGGGCCGTTCCGATG
The nucleotide sequence above comes from Arthrobacter sp. KBS0702. Encoded proteins:
- a CDS encoding ABC transporter ATP-binding protein; the encoded protein is MQQDVNTKDTTLLSVRNLEVSYGGAPVLDSVSFDLKKGERVAVVGQSGSGKSTVIGAILGLLPGTGRISNGSILLDGTDLADLNGKQMRAIRGTRIGLVPQDPMSNLNPSMKVGAQIADALVSNGLRGRAAVKKRAVELMAEAGIPDAGRRYGQYPHEFSGGMRQRVLIAIALAGEPDLLIADEPTSALDVTVQRQILNHLQTLVDARGTSLLFVTHDLGLAADRTDRIIVMADGRIVETGTPQEIMFDPQEEYTARLVAAAPSASLLPGVGVMAGPAAGASPVPVLTVRNLFKEFKLRGQRGGVVKAVDDVSFSVERGTTTAIVGESGSGKTTVARIVLGLETASGGEALINGGSLATSNVRERRALRRIVQPVFQDPFGSLDPTYSIERLIDEPLRIFGVGNPQSRRQRVGELLDQVALPRTVAQRRPNELSGGQRQRVAIARALALEPEVLICDEAVSALDVLVQEQILDLLGDLQDRLGLSYLFITHDLAVVRQIAHNVVVMKSGKVVESGSVDQVFLAPSADYTRELLGAIPGAAFAR
- a CDS encoding GntR family transcriptional regulator, whose amino-acid sequence is MQHSLDSAENAPRQRVQDEIRRDIIFGVLPAGSRITETALAHKYGISRVPVREALRALEVEGFVESKPFAGSTVSAIPVDDADDLFAIREALEAATARRAARNAAAQFAAGGPDPAWWKTRKDLAALLEEGDQAIADGRIDLLPELNIRFHLGVAELSRSASLTALLRQISGKIEWLYASDVDSRGKSSWSEHRTIMAAIDAGNAQAAEQGMAAHVHSSRLGYLSRFAPEGSPGPAS
- a CDS encoding cold-shock protein; this translates as MATGTVKWFNAEKGFGFISPDDSSQDVFAHYSAINSSGFRSLEENQKVSFETEQGPKGPQATNIQAI
- a CDS encoding SARP family transcriptional regulator is translated as MADTWIRLLGPPRIEPPDAAAPADLLRGVTPPGAAPPQPRGRKAWAVLAYLALNPAGAGRSRTAALLFPDAADPLGALRWNLSELRRVLGGAAIAGDPLRLELRPGWRCDVLELGSVAPRGVDPAGFEGQLLEGLNFADSPVFESWLADQRYRMENAVQSLLYDAALAALAAVVPADAAALASRALRRDPFNADCAAVLVKALVALGEQRRAREQVTAFGELYRAELGLPLPEEVRRALSEAGPTADSGTPANAATVRSYLDAGAASLSAGAVDRGLAQLRLAVELAQRAGERHLLAEALVTLAGAVIHQAGGRGAEVADFLHRALTAEAPDGGSRTAAAAYRELGYLAVQRGVPDRAAGWLAKAMRAAKGFPDEQSRILAIQGMLASDTARYGDAEAALGESVRLAAEAGNRRQQAFGEALLGRVYLIRGELVPAAACLDRALAGVVAEHWTAFEPFVAGLRGETYLAAGRLQEAAALIDRAWVMAEQAGDHCYMALAAGAEARLFLAHGDLAAAEHWVGRGLAPSPWYLWYSARLLDVAAEVAIAAGSPRASEFADRLGTLASRSGMREFAVRAQSHRAALGDADAAESARWLAREIDNPVLAGWLAQRQER
- a CDS encoding alkaline phosphatase, yielding MNTMTDITRRNVLKGALAAAGAAAVVPATAGAASAARPAGVALVRNRLTLPSGIATGDVTTGSGVLWSRASGPGTLVANLLAVDDDGSPLRGGRAFQRVLRGSAASEATDFTAKINAEHLPAGTHFALSLHFEDADGNAGETAQGSFSTAPETGQLSSGRAARGQSFVWSGDTAGQGWGINEEIGGMRGYAAMHATAPDFFIHSGDTIYADGPISAQVTEPDGRLWRNLVTEEVSKVAETLNEFRGRHRYNMMDKNIRALYAQVPVIAQWDDHETHNNWYPGQILTDTRYTERRVDVLAARGRQAWQEYQPIAGVSAGGTGFEPARIYRKISRGPQLDIFCLDMRSFKDPNTDGKETHLTHILGQEQADWLIREVSKSKATWKVIAADLPLGLVVPDGPVNEESLSNRDAGAPLGKELEIAGVLSAFKRNRVKNVVWLTADVHYCAAHHYSPERAAFTDFDPFWEFVAGPINAGSFGPNALDGTFGPEVAFFKAGAYANESPRSGKSQFFGHVDLGADDVFTASLRDATGTVLWSKSLQPQR